From Pontibacter actiniarum, a single genomic window includes:
- a CDS encoding endonuclease/exonuclease/phosphatase family protein, translated as MPQTTSTSQPTLRNRLLNILAILTRALAVIAIAGTVVPLLSAEEWYVRMFDFPRLQLFFLALGSLVLYLALYYQHSKRGKFLLFLLAAVVVYQSINIYPYTALAPVQTEHTERGPADTTQLSILVSNVLMYNTSYGKLVEQVEEYAPDILLTLESDSVWQEALTEIAAQYPYRIEIPLHNTYGMHLYSRLPLRQKRVNYLLSEEIPSIKTYVQLRSGDWVEFRGVHPKPPVPTEDGNSRKRDAEIILVGEEVAASEYPVIVAGDFNDVAWSATTKLFQKVSHLLDPRIGRGFYSTFNANYPLLRWPLDHVFHSSHFKLVEMDRLPYIGSDHFPIYIKLSYEPEEKYEQTPPAPDEDTDEKAAETVLEGIEEAREDGDSAAVVENDSL; from the coding sequence ATGCCCCAAACCACCAGCACCAGCCAGCCCACCCTTCGCAACAGGCTGCTGAACATCCTGGCCATCCTTACCCGCGCACTGGCTGTGATAGCTATTGCCGGAACAGTGGTGCCCCTGCTTTCCGCAGAGGAATGGTATGTGCGCATGTTTGATTTCCCGAGGCTACAGCTGTTCTTCCTGGCGCTGGGCAGCCTGGTGCTGTACCTGGCGCTGTATTACCAGCACAGCAAGCGGGGCAAGTTCCTGCTGTTCCTGCTGGCGGCGGTGGTGGTGTACCAGTCCATAAACATTTACCCCTACACGGCGCTGGCTCCGGTGCAAACGGAGCACACCGAGCGCGGCCCTGCGGACACGACCCAGCTAAGTATACTGGTTTCCAACGTGCTGATGTACAACACCAGCTATGGCAAGCTTGTGGAGCAGGTGGAGGAGTACGCGCCCGACATACTGCTGACGCTGGAGTCTGACTCCGTGTGGCAGGAGGCCCTGACGGAAATTGCCGCACAATACCCCTACCGCATCGAGATACCGCTGCACAATACCTACGGCATGCACCTCTACAGCAGGCTGCCGCTCCGGCAAAAGCGCGTTAACTACCTGCTCAGCGAGGAGATCCCGTCCATTAAAACGTATGTACAGCTGCGCAGCGGCGATTGGGTGGAGTTTAGGGGCGTGCACCCCAAACCGCCCGTACCGACCGAGGACGGTAACTCGCGCAAGCGCGACGCCGAAATTATTCTGGTTGGGGAGGAGGTGGCCGCCTCGGAGTACCCCGTTATAGTGGCGGGGGATTTTAACGATGTGGCCTGGTCTGCTACAACCAAGCTCTTCCAAAAGGTAAGCCACCTGCTGGACCCGCGCATCGGGCGGGGCTTTTACAGTACCTTTAATGCCAACTACCCCCTGTTGCGCTGGCCGCTCGACCACGTGTTCCACTCCAGCCACTTTAAGCTAGTGGAGATGGACCGCTTGCCCTACATTGGCTCCGACCATTTCCCGATCTACATTAAGCTGAGCTATGAGCCGGAGGAGAAGTACGAGCAGACGCCCCCGGCCCCGGACGAGGACACGGATGAGAAGGCCGCCGAGACGGTGCTGGAGGGGATTGAGGAAGCCCGCGAGGACGGTGACTCTGCTGCGGTGGTAGAAAACGATTCGCTGTAG
- the mnmD gene encoding tRNA (5-methylaminomethyl-2-thiouridine)(34)-methyltransferase MnmD, which yields MHLEIRQTKDGSNTLYVPELNEHYHSVHGALQESQHVFIRHGLEHMLEQKKDLKVLEVGFGTGLNAILTFPAALAKKAFIQYDTLEKFPLSEETVKQLHYENIILNPELHERFYQLHAAAWNQPVDIIPYFTLQKIHESLEEFVAPQSYYDVVYFDAFAPEKQPELWSDAMFEKLYKAIRPGGVLVTYCAKGSFKRSLKAAGFEVEALPGPPGKREMTRGVKPLIRS from the coding sequence ATGCACCTCGAAATACGACAGACGAAAGACGGCTCAAACACCCTGTACGTGCCCGAGTTAAACGAGCACTACCATTCGGTGCATGGGGCCCTGCAGGAGTCGCAGCATGTGTTTATCCGGCACGGGCTGGAGCACATGCTGGAGCAGAAGAAGGACCTGAAGGTGCTGGAGGTGGGGTTCGGGACCGGCCTCAACGCCATACTTACTTTTCCGGCGGCGCTTGCCAAAAAAGCCTTTATCCAGTACGATACGCTGGAGAAGTTCCCGCTTTCAGAAGAAACGGTAAAGCAGCTGCACTACGAGAACATCATCCTGAACCCGGAGCTGCACGAGCGCTTCTACCAGCTGCACGCCGCGGCCTGGAACCAGCCGGTGGATATTATCCCCTATTTTACGCTGCAGAAGATACACGAGTCGCTGGAGGAGTTCGTGGCGCCGCAGTCTTACTACGATGTGGTGTACTTTGATGCCTTTGCCCCGGAGAAGCAACCGGAGCTGTGGTCCGACGCGATGTTCGAGAAGCTGTACAAGGCCATCCGCCCGGGTGGTGTGCTGGTGACCTACTGTGCCAAAGGCTCGTTTAAGCGAAGCCTCAAAGCCGCCGGTTTCGAGGTGGAGGCGCTGCCCGGCCCTCCGGGTAAACGCGAGATGACGCGCGGCGTGAAGCCGCTTATCCGGAGCTGA
- a CDS encoding acyl-CoA thioesterase: protein MARVHVQIPAHTHFEATVPVRVTDLNYGNHLGNDALLSIMHEARMQLLGHFGWSELNLGGASMIMADVAIEYKGEGFYGDVLRIKLAFDDLNKYGFDITYHITNQDGKEVARAKTGMLCFNYQERKLMSLPAEVKAKIETKA from the coding sequence ATGGCAAGAGTACACGTACAGATTCCCGCACACACACATTTTGAGGCCACGGTCCCGGTGCGCGTCACCGACCTCAACTATGGCAACCACCTCGGCAACGATGCCCTGCTCTCCATCATGCACGAGGCGCGCATGCAGCTGCTGGGCCACTTCGGCTGGAGCGAGCTGAACCTGGGCGGCGCCAGCATGATCATGGCCGATGTCGCCATTGAGTACAAGGGCGAGGGCTTCTACGGCGATGTGCTGCGCATAAAGCTGGCTTTCGACGACCTTAACAAGTATGGCTTCGACATCACCTACCACATTACCAACCAGGATGGCAAAGAAGTGGCCCGCGCCAAAACCGGCATGCTGTGCTTTAATTACCAGGAGCGCAAACTAATGAGCCTGCCCGCCGAAGTAAAGGCAAAGATTGAAACTAAAGCCTGA
- the rlmN gene encoding 23S rRNA (adenine(2503)-C(2))-methyltransferase RlmN: MTLIADLNILNKKDIRKLTLDDLKAWFVEQGEKPFRAKQVYEWLWKHSAQSFTEMNNVSLALREKLDQHFSINSVQVATEQLSNDGTIKSAFKLHDSHIVEGVLIPHDERKTACVSSQVGCSLTCKFCATGYMDRVRNLDAAEIYDQVVRINEQSLRQYGQPLTNIVYMGMGEPMLNYANVMKSIERITAHDGLGMAARRITVSTAGIAKLIKKMADDGVKANLALSLHAANDEKRNQIMPINETNSLEALKDALKHYHQVTGRKVTYEYIVFDNFNDTLQDAEELLRFSKIIPCKINLIEYNPIENADFVNTDDDRLQAFIYYLADRGLQVNVRRSRGKDIDAACGQLAVKEKQPA; the protein is encoded by the coding sequence ATGACTTTGATTGCAGATTTAAATATCCTGAATAAGAAGGACATCCGGAAGCTAACACTGGACGACCTGAAGGCCTGGTTTGTGGAGCAGGGCGAGAAGCCTTTCCGTGCCAAACAAGTGTATGAGTGGCTCTGGAAGCACTCTGCCCAGTCGTTTACGGAGATGAACAACGTGAGCCTGGCCCTGCGCGAGAAGCTGGACCAGCATTTCTCTATCAACTCGGTACAGGTGGCCACCGAGCAGCTCAGCAACGACGGCACCATCAAATCTGCCTTTAAGCTGCACGACAGCCACATTGTGGAGGGCGTACTGATACCGCACGACGAGCGCAAAACGGCCTGCGTCAGCAGCCAGGTAGGCTGCTCGCTTACCTGTAAGTTCTGCGCCACCGGCTACATGGACCGCGTGCGTAATCTTGATGCCGCTGAAATATACGACCAGGTGGTGCGCATAAACGAGCAAAGCCTGCGCCAGTACGGCCAGCCGCTCACCAACATCGTGTACATGGGCATGGGCGAGCCGATGCTCAACTACGCCAACGTGATGAAGAGCATCGAGCGCATCACGGCACATGACGGCCTGGGTATGGCTGCCCGCCGCATCACGGTAAGCACCGCCGGTATCGCCAAGCTGATTAAGAAGATGGCGGATGACGGCGTGAAGGCGAACCTGGCCCTGTCGCTGCACGCAGCCAACGACGAAAAGCGCAACCAGATCATGCCGATCAACGAGACGAACTCGCTGGAGGCCCTGAAGGATGCCCTGAAGCACTACCACCAGGTAACCGGCCGCAAGGTTACGTATGAGTACATCGTGTTCGATAACTTTAACGATACCCTGCAGGATGCTGAGGAGCTGCTTCGCTTCTCCAAGATCATCCCGTGCAAGATCAACCTGATTGAGTATAACCCGATCGAGAACGCGGATTTTGTGAACACCGACGACGACCGCCTGCAAGCGTTTATCTATTACCTGGCCGACCGTGGCCTGCAGGTAAACGTGCGCCGCAGCCGCGGTAAAGATATCGACGCGGCCTGCGGACAGCTGGCAGTAAAGGAAAAGCAGCCCGCCTAA
- a CDS encoding YihY/virulence factor BrkB family protein: MAKYTLGGIFHLLKTSVNGFLEANALRLAAALAFNAIFSIPPLLLIIIKAAGFFFGEEAVSGKLEEQVSAAISPQAASEIQTMVQNASTSESSGWAMWVGVGTLVFASTTFFATLQQSLNSVWNLKVKPTSGILRMAKERLFSFGLILSISLLMLISFVISAAISVLSGYLSDMLPGIGVWVIKLLDFLISVGLITLLFALILKYLPDAYIRWKDTLIGALITAILFTIGKFLISWYIGTSDPGSAYGAAGSIIVILVWIYYSSMIVFFGAEFTQQYASKYGQHITPKEHAVFVEEREVTDKPQEREGTGRPKSEGRFEG, translated from the coding sequence ATGGCCAAGTATACACTCGGTGGGATTTTCCACCTTCTCAAGACATCCGTAAACGGCTTTCTCGAAGCCAACGCGCTGAGGCTTGCGGCAGCGCTGGCATTCAATGCCATTTTCTCTATTCCGCCGCTGCTGCTCATTATCATCAAGGCGGCTGGCTTTTTCTTCGGCGAGGAGGCAGTGTCGGGTAAACTGGAGGAGCAGGTGTCGGCGGCTATCAGCCCCCAGGCTGCCTCAGAAATACAGACGATGGTGCAGAACGCCAGCACGAGCGAGTCGTCGGGATGGGCCATGTGGGTAGGTGTCGGTACGCTTGTCTTTGCCTCCACTACCTTCTTCGCCACGTTGCAGCAGTCGCTCAACAGCGTCTGGAACCTGAAGGTTAAGCCCACCAGCGGCATTCTCCGCATGGCCAAAGAGCGCCTTTTCTCTTTCGGCCTTATTTTGAGCATTTCGCTGCTGATGCTAATCTCCTTTGTTATCAGTGCGGCCATCTCGGTGCTTAGCGGCTACCTGTCAGACATGCTCCCGGGCATTGGCGTGTGGGTGATTAAGCTGCTGGACTTCCTGATCTCCGTTGGGTTGATCACGCTGCTGTTCGCCCTGATACTGAAGTACCTGCCCGATGCCTACATCCGCTGGAAAGACACCCTGATCGGGGCCCTGATCACGGCCATCCTTTTCACGATCGGGAAGTTCCTAATCAGTTGGTACATCGGCACCTCCGACCCCGGCTCGGCTTACGGTGCGGCAGGCTCTATCATCGTTATACTTGTCTGGATCTACTATTCGTCTATGATTGTGTTTTTCGGGGCAGAGTTTACGCAGCAGTACGCCAGTAAGTACGGCCAGCACATTACCCCCAAAGAGCACGCTGTGTTTGTGGAGGAGCGCGAGGTAACAGACAAGCCGCAGGAGCGCGAGGGAACCGGCCGGCCGAAGTCGGAAGGCAGGTTTGAAGGGTAA